From a region of the Candidatus Omnitrophota bacterium genome:
- the cas7u gene encoding type I-U CRISPR-associated RAMP protein Csb1/Cas7u: MSEITFNDLLKEDGPVALIIKQPLAPVDSENPVIFPPTYPLTKWNGRIHTIQDGEYRVSVELPPDSKSDKSSTKGDQKSGYNIDRFPDGTNICEIDSPQSQSNRIEPKFKTIEKGKLVPQVEIQVGKEKVNLLDVGHRAGDAVVRMSSIAAKIHEAFIAAKSHDFFKLATIAPTSLVFGVWDSRSTYVKVQRVLKAQIRATNVLELSRSAQFTPATNYVDAEAIGDDVEFGKGEESNLSQEGMLHALSTQAVGGVRLTNKSCLVRTVNLNLAAIRTLKGSTEEETKVLQKYILGLALVAATDEPDLNLREGCHLVFSLDKISNDEEVKMNEASQLVYRSKMPINWSCNHEMALVFTDEAKKEFLKVAKINEEQWNHPDIIFERDVAENFLSRKKEERDKIRKLGPITKETLAKFDAQGKDPFKLVNEEIKKIKGAIGKKPGRGKPPLKQVEAFHEIAELLKLMAVDETMPASVNEIAQELQEIAGNHEDSHAAIKEIDECIKKYKREVKSNSDSASDTEGSSEASQ, encoded by the coding sequence ATGTCTGAAATCACTTTCAACGATTTACTTAAAGAAGATGGACCCGTTGCCCTCATCATCAAGCAGCCACTAGCTCCAGTGGATAGTGAAAATCCAGTGATTTTCCCTCCTACTTATCCTTTAACCAAGTGGAATGGGAGGATTCACACAATTCAAGATGGCGAATACCGCGTCTCAGTTGAATTGCCACCGGATTCAAAGTCTGACAAGAGCAGCACGAAGGGAGATCAAAAATCTGGGTACAATATTGATCGATTTCCTGATGGAACCAACATTTGTGAGATTGATAGCCCTCAATCACAAAGCAACAGAATTGAACCTAAGTTCAAGACGATTGAGAAAGGGAAACTTGTCCCACAGGTGGAAATTCAAGTCGGCAAGGAGAAAGTAAATCTGCTTGATGTCGGTCACCGAGCAGGCGACGCGGTGGTTCGCATGTCGTCCATTGCCGCCAAGATACACGAAGCGTTTATCGCAGCAAAGTCACATGATTTTTTCAAACTAGCCACTATTGCGCCAACCTCTCTTGTGTTTGGGGTTTGGGATTCTCGCTCAACCTATGTGAAGGTTCAACGAGTTCTAAAAGCACAAATACGTGCAACTAACGTTCTTGAACTATCTCGTTCAGCACAATTCACGCCAGCAACTAATTATGTTGATGCCGAAGCAATTGGAGATGATGTGGAATTCGGGAAAGGCGAAGAAAGCAATCTTTCACAAGAGGGCATGCTGCATGCGCTTAGCACACAGGCTGTCGGAGGAGTACGGCTCACAAACAAGAGTTGTCTCGTTAGGACTGTAAACCTCAACTTGGCAGCAATTCGAACACTCAAAGGATCAACGGAGGAAGAGACGAAGGTTTTGCAGAAATACATTCTCGGATTAGCGTTAGTTGCAGCAACTGATGAACCTGACCTAAATCTCCGAGAGGGTTGTCATCTTGTTTTCTCATTAGATAAAATTAGCAATGATGAAGAAGTAAAAATGAATGAAGCAAGTCAACTAGTATATCGTTCTAAAATGCCCATAAATTGGTCTTGTAATCATGAAATGGCGCTAGTTTTTACTGATGAGGCAAAGAAAGAATTTCTTAAAGTAGCAAAAATTAATGAAGAACAGTGGAATCATCCTGATATCATCTTTGAGCGTGATGTTGCCGAAAACTTTTTGAGTAGAAAAAAAGAAGAGCGTGACAAGATTCGAAAATTAGGTCCAATCACGAAGGAAACACTTGCGAAGTTTGATGCTCAGGGGAAAGATCCTTTTAAACTAGTCAATGAGGAGATCAAGAAGATTAAAGGTGCGATTGGAAAAAAACCTGGACGTGGTAAGCCACCTTTAAAACAAGTCGAGGCTTTTCATGAAATAGCAGAGTTATTGAAATTAATGGCCGTTGACGAGACTATGCCTGCTAGTGTAAATGAAATTGCCCAAGAACTACAAGAAATTGCTGGAAATCACGAAGATTCTCATGCGGCAATAAAAGAAATCGATGAATGCATAAAAAAATATAAGAGAGAAGTGAAATCAAACTCTGATTCGGCTTCCGATACCGAAGGCTCCTCGGAGGCTTCTCAATGA
- the csb2 gene encoding type I-U CRISPR-associated protein Csb2 has translation MTHLLLTVRWLDDRYHGLLDRNGPQEWPPSPFRLFQALVAGVAQRGELDFSLGLAFGWLQKLKPPVIITPQAKGGQPITRFVPNNDGDEKFDREKRLTAKLTMPMLLLDRPEILYLWEIRDIPNPPIIHIRNAARCLVCLGWGIDMAFADARTVSQTEVKSLQGIRWYPKPDVWRDEGMLRTPTYDPVTKQNTLYDLMHCYETAMNRIEHGKPLKTVDKPKVFKKIFYASIERPISRPYVVFELRDDDGMFFRYPQSKLIHIAGMVRHLAIETMKNSPPEGIPEDWIEKYVAGHISKNGPKESLDESYIHRQFSYIPLPSIGYVHTDPSIRRVMIVAPLGDDRYLEYLARRLEGAQLIPTSETKIKTPPTLVRVRHDKVAHYYTQPANIWASVTPVILPGHDDHKPEKTCKLIEKALAQAGIEQACEYEWSAVSFFPKSLTAHKNNREKKIQGYWRPDYLQSLTAVHLILRFKDNVKATGPLAIGAGRHCGLGIFAAADALER, from the coding sequence ATGACGCACCTTCTCCTCACAGTCCGCTGGCTCGACGACCGATATCACGGTCTTTTGGATCGCAACGGTCCTCAAGAGTGGCCGCCATCGCCTTTTAGGTTGTTTCAGGCTCTTGTTGCAGGCGTTGCTCAGCGTGGAGAACTAGATTTCTCTCTTGGTCTGGCGTTTGGATGGCTTCAAAAACTTAAACCTCCAGTCATCATTACACCACAGGCCAAAGGAGGACAACCCATCACTCGTTTTGTACCAAACAACGATGGCGATGAAAAGTTTGATCGAGAGAAGCGATTAACAGCGAAACTAACCATGCCGATGCTCTTGCTTGATAGACCTGAAATCCTTTACCTCTGGGAAATACGAGACATACCAAATCCCCCGATAATACATATTCGAAATGCGGCGCGATGTTTGGTTTGTTTAGGGTGGGGAATCGATATGGCGTTTGCCGATGCTCGAACTGTATCTCAAACTGAGGTGAAATCTCTTCAAGGAATTAGGTGGTATCCTAAGCCTGATGTATGGCGTGATGAAGGAATGTTGAGAACTCCGACGTATGATCCAGTGACCAAGCAGAATACACTGTATGACTTAATGCATTGTTACGAAACAGCGATGAATCGTATTGAACATGGTAAGCCGCTAAAAACAGTGGATAAACCCAAAGTCTTCAAAAAGATTTTTTACGCCAGTATAGAACGTCCTATCTCCCGCCCATACGTCGTCTTCGAACTTCGCGACGACGATGGAATGTTTTTCCGATATCCGCAAAGTAAACTCATCCATATTGCCGGCATGGTTCGCCATCTCGCCATCGAAACAATGAAAAACTCGCCTCCTGAAGGCATTCCAGAAGATTGGATTGAAAAGTACGTCGCCGGTCATATTAGTAAGAATGGTCCGAAGGAATCCTTAGATGAATCGTATATACATAGACAGTTTTCTTACATTCCATTGCCTTCCATCGGATACGTCCATACCGATCCCTCCATACGGCGGGTGATGATCGTCGCGCCATTGGGCGACGATCGATATCTGGAATATCTAGCGCGACGCCTGGAAGGCGCGCAACTTATCCCGACATCAGAAACGAAAATCAAAACGCCCCCAACATTAGTTCGAGTACGCCATGACAAAGTAGCCCATTATTATACGCAACCAGCCAATATATGGGCCAGCGTAACGCCGGTCATTCTTCCAGGTCATGACGACCATAAACCGGAAAAGACTTGTAAACTGATAGAGAAAGCTTTAGCCCAAGCCGGAATCGAGCAGGCTTGCGAGTATGAATGGAGCGCCGTCTCGTTTTTTCCTAAATCTCTTACAGCGCATAAGAACAACCGCGAAAAGAAAATCCAAGGATATTGGCGTCCAGACTACTTGCAAAGCCTGACGGCTGTACATTTGATATTACGGTTTAAAGATAACGTAAAAGCGACTGGCCCACTCGCCATAGGCGCGGGGCGCCATTGCGGTTTGGGAATTTTCGCCGCTGCGGATGCGTTGGAGCGTTAA
- the cas1 gene encoding CRISPR-associated endonuclease Cas1, whose protein sequence is MNEAESSFPVILSLPDFIPARMLNEFAYCPRLCYLEWAQQEWDDNEWTMDGNFQHRRVDRPSGDLPDADEMEEQAPEAVHARSVMLSAEGCGFIAKMDLIEAEAGAVLPVEYKRGSVPDNPERSWEPERVQLCAQAMILRENGYVCPTGVLYYAQSRQRVEIAITDALAARTLEIARELRCVMQSGETPRPLQDSPKCPGCSLAGICLPDEILHEAAHPNAEAEEDAIRRLYPARDDAAPLYVQDQGAYVGKSNEELVVKLKGTKVADIRFIDLSHVCLYGNVQISTQAIQELLKRSIPLLYFSFGGWFNGICGGMPHKNVELRRRQYRAEYGKESLEIARVLVQNKIQNSRILLRRNSAEGNEDAIEDLRRAEQQAGEAANMESLLGFEGNAARIYFQHFSSMLKPKESDGGLSGFDFTTRNRRPPRDPVNAMLSFAYSLLTKEFAIVLLRVGFDPFMGFYHQPRYGRPALALDMMEPFRPLIADSVVISVINNGVIQSKDFVRSAGAFALKPDARKAFIMTYERRMDSLITHPIFNYRISYRRVLEVQARLLARYLLGELPTPPEFCTR, encoded by the coding sequence ATGAATGAAGCCGAATCGTCTTTTCCCGTTATTCTATCCCTCCCCGACTTCATCCCGGCGCGGATGCTTAACGAGTTCGCGTATTGTCCCCGGCTTTGTTATTTGGAATGGGCGCAGCAGGAGTGGGACGACAACGAGTGGACGATGGACGGGAACTTTCAGCATCGCCGGGTGGATCGTCCCAGCGGCGATCTGCCCGATGCGGACGAAATGGAGGAGCAGGCGCCGGAAGCCGTCCATGCGCGTTCCGTCATGCTCTCGGCGGAAGGATGCGGCTTCATCGCCAAGATGGATTTGATCGAAGCCGAGGCGGGCGCCGTCCTTCCCGTGGAATACAAGCGGGGAAGCGTGCCCGACAATCCGGAGCGCTCGTGGGAGCCGGAGCGCGTGCAACTCTGCGCGCAGGCCATGATCCTGCGCGAAAACGGCTACGTTTGCCCAACCGGCGTCCTCTATTACGCCCAATCGCGCCAGCGGGTGGAGATCGCCATTACGGACGCCCTCGCCGCCCGTACGCTGGAGATCGCCCGCGAGTTGCGCTGCGTCATGCAATCCGGCGAGACGCCCCGTCCTCTGCAAGACAGCCCCAAATGTCCCGGCTGCTCGCTGGCGGGCATCTGTCTTCCCGACGAAATTCTGCACGAGGCGGCGCATCCCAACGCGGAGGCGGAAGAAGACGCCATCCGCCGCTTGTATCCGGCGCGGGACGACGCCGCGCCGCTCTACGTGCAAGACCAGGGCGCCTACGTCGGCAAATCGAACGAGGAATTGGTAGTCAAACTCAAAGGAACCAAGGTCGCCGATATCCGGTTCATCGATTTGTCCCATGTTTGCCTTTACGGAAACGTTCAAATCAGCACGCAAGCCATCCAAGAATTGTTAAAGCGATCCATCCCCCTTCTCTACTTTTCTTTTGGAGGCTGGTTCAACGGAATTTGCGGAGGGATGCCGCATAAAAACGTGGAATTGCGGCGGCGGCAATACCGTGCGGAATACGGAAAAGAATCGCTGGAAATCGCCCGCGTCCTCGTGCAAAATAAAATCCAAAACAGCCGGATTTTGCTGCGGCGCAATAGCGCGGAAGGAAACGAGGACGCTATCGAGGACTTACGGCGCGCTGAACAACAGGCGGGAGAGGCCGCCAATATGGAATCGCTGCTGGGATTCGAAGGCAACGCGGCGCGGATTTATTTCCAGCATTTTTCCTCCATGCTCAAACCGAAAGAGAGCGATGGTGGATTATCCGGATTCGATTTCACAACCCGCAATCGTCGTCCGCCGCGCGATCCGGTCAATGCCATGCTTTCGTTCGCCTATTCGCTGTTGACGAAAGAATTCGCCATCGTCTTATTGCGCGTGGGCTTCGATCCGTTTATGGGATTTTATCATCAACCCCGCTATGGACGCCCGGCGCTTGCGTTAGACATGATGGAGCCGTTTCGCCCGCTGATCGCCGATTCCGTGGTGATTTCCGTTATCAACAATGGCGTAATTCAGTCCAAAGATTTTGTACGTTCGGCGGGCGCTTTCGCGCTAAAACCGGATGCGCGGAAAGCATTTATTATGACCTACGAACGCCGCATGGATTCTTTGATTACTCATCCAATTTTCAATTACCGAATCAGTTACCGCCGCGTACTCGAAGTGCAAGCGCGGCTGCTGGCCCGCTATCTGTTGGGAGAGCTGCCCACTCCCCCCGAATTCTGTACGAGGTGA
- the cas2 gene encoding CRISPR-associated endonuclease Cas2 has protein sequence MRRLYIVMYDISHPKRLRKVFKIMRGFGDRIQLSVFRAELTPKERIQMMMKINPVIHHNEDQVLMIPIGPAGGEIEKEIEALGRPYEPCPHGAVVV, from the coding sequence ATGCGCCGCTTATATATCGTCATGTACGATATCAGTCATCCGAAACGGTTGCGGAAGGTGTTCAAGATCATGCGCGGCTTCGGCGACCGGATTCAACTCTCGGTATTCCGTGCCGAATTGACGCCGAAAGAACGAATTCAAATGATGATGAAGATCAATCCCGTGATTCATCACAACGAAGACCAAGTTTTGATGATTCCGATTGGCCCTGCGGGAGGCGAGATTGAAAAAGAGATCGAAGCCCTTGGACGCCCTTACGAACCTTGCCCTCATGGAGCCGTAGTTGTATAA